The sequence CCGACAGCGCCGCCCCGGAAAGCCCCTTGTGGCGCACCAGGGGTTCGGCAATCTGCTGGCCGATAGTCAGCACCGGATTTAGACTGGTCATCGGCTCCTGGAAGATCATGGCCACACGCGCGCCGCGCACGCGCCGCATGGCGACCTCGGGCAACCCCATTAGCTCCGTGCCATCGAGTCGCACGCTGCCACCGACGATGCGCGCCGCGGGGGGCAGCAGACGCATCACGGACAAGGCCGTCACCGATTTGCCGCAACCAGATTCGCCCACCAGCGCCACCGTCTCGCCCGGCGCGACGGTCAGGCTCACCCCATCCACGGCACGCAACGCCCGTCCCGCCGCGTTGAAGTGCACCCGCAGATCCTGGATTTCCAAAAGTGGAACCGTCATGGTCATGGCATCACCCAAGTCTTGCCTCAGTCATGGCCCTGTCTCATTCCACCCGTGGATCGAAGGCATCGCGCACCGCGTCGGCGAACACGTTCGCCGCCAGCACCAGCACGAACATGAAGGCGAAAGCCGCCGCCAGTAACCACCACACCACCGGCTCCCGCGCCAGTTCCAGACGGGCGCCATTGATCATGTTGCCCCAGCTCTGCATGGAGGGATCGACGCCCACCCCGACATAGGCCAGCACCGCCTCTGCCAACACCAATCCGCTGAATTCCAGGGTGATGGTGATGAGCACGATGTGCATCACGTTGGGCAGCACGTGGCGCAGCATGATGCGCGCCGGCCCCACACCGAAGGCCTGGGCCGCCTCAATGAACTCCATTTCCCGAAGCTTGAGGGTCTCGGCCCGCAGCAGCCGGCACAGACCCGTCCAGCTAGTGATGCCCAGAATCATGCATAAAAACAAAAGCCGCAGATCCGCCCGCTCCACCAGCGTGAGTTCCGGCAACTGATCCATGCGCACCTGCAGCACCAGCACCGCCGCGGCAATGAGGAGCACACCCGGAATGGAGTTGAGCGTGGTGTAGAGGTACTGGATCACGTCGTCCACCCAACCGCGAAAATAGCCGGCCATGATGCCCAACGCCAGGGCGAAGGGCAGCATCACCAGGGTAGTGAGCGTGCCGATCACCAATCCGGTACGGATGCTCTTGAGAGAGAGGTAAAACACATCCTGCCCGACCTTGTCGGTGCCAAAGATGTGCCACGCTGGTACCCAGTGGGCAGCCAGTGATGCCAACCAGAGAATCACACCCAAAGTAACCAGCATGGTGCGCCACGGCAGCTCGGTCTCCCCGCGCAGCAGCCGACGTCCCGCCTCGGCCAGGCCGCCGCTTTCACGCCCCTTGAGTCGCCACGCGACCAGAGTCAGGATGGCGAGCCAAACGAGGAGCGCCGTGAGAGTTCCACGCAGCGCCCGGTGCATAATGTCGGCAGTGCGCCGCTCGAGGTCTTCACCCAAATGGGCGCCACCGTAGCGCAGCCGCGGGTAGAGGCGCTTGATGCGCCCGTCCGGTTCCTCCACCGTTTCCATGGCATAGAGATGGGTGGCAAACGGTGCGGAATAGGTCTTTTCCTTCTGGTCGCGCAAGGGCTTGAGCGCGAGATCCAGTAGGCTCAGCGTCTCCGGCGCGTATTGGCGCGGCGCACCGGGGGCCTGTTCCGGCAGAGGCAGGCGCAAATGTACAGAGTCCGCAAGCCCCACCAGCACGAAGGCGGCCAGGATCACCGCCGCCGCCATCGCTGCCGGCCGGCGTGCCAGGCGGCGCCAGGGCGTGGCCAAGTGGGGGCGCCGCCGCGCCTGCCAGGCGTACAACCCCACCACCAGCAAGAGCAGGTAGATGAGCAGATCGGTCCACAGCAGGACGGGCTCGATGGGCATCATGAAAGCCGGATGCGGGGATCGACCAGGGTGTAGGAAATGTCCGTTAGCAGCAGGCCCACGATGTAGAGGAACGATCCCAGACACACCATGGCATGCACGATGGCGAAGTCCTGTTGACGGATGGCGTCGATGGTATAGCTGCCCAGCCCCGGGATGCCGAAAAAAGATTCCAGGATCAGGCTGCCCATGAACAGCGTCGGAATCACCACCACCGCACCGGTGAGAATCGGGATCATGCCGTTACTGAGCACGTGTCGGAACAACACCACCGATTCCGCCAGCCCTTTGGCACGCGCGGTGCGCACGTAGTCCTTGCCCATTTCCTCCAGGAAAATGGTGCGATACCAGCGCGTGCCGCTGCCAATCCCCGAGATCACGCCCACCGTCACCGGCAGCACCAGGAACTTGAAGGCATCGAGCCCATCTTGGTAGCCAGAGATGGGCACCAGATGCAAAAGCTTGCTCACCAGGAACTGACCGCCGATGATGTAAAAGAGCCCGGAAATGGACATCATGGCCACACATAGCACCACGCCTGCGGCATCGACATAGGTGGCGCGGAAGAAGGCAAGGATCAGCGCAAAGGTGATATTGACCAGCAAGCCGATCACAAACACGGGCACCGCCACGGCGAGACTGGGCCACATGCGGGTGCGGATCTCGCGGCTGATGTCACGTCCGTCATCGGCGGCGCCAAAGCGGAACGCGAACATGGGAACGGCGCGACTGGCGAAGATGGTGTCGGTGAAGCGGGCGAGCCCTTGCGCCTGTGGATTGAAGAACAGCGGCTTGTCATAACCCCGCTCCGCCTTCCACTTGGCGATCGCCTCCGGCGTCACGTGCTTGACCCCGAGATGCAGCCGCGCCATGTCGTCCGGCGTGTTCACGGCAAAGAACAGGGCGAAGATGAGCACGTTCACACCGATCAAGATGGGAATGGCGTAGAGCACGCGCCGGATGACGTAGGCAAGCATCGCCTAGCCTTTCTTTGGCGGGCGATGCTCGCGCCGCCAATAGCTCACGGCGGCGGGCACGAGTCCCGCCACCAGCAGGGCAAACCCCGTCCATACCGGCCAGAGTACGGGCTGGTTCCATTCCCGCCGGCTGCGTTCTCGCAGGGCGGGGTCGAGCCGCAGATACTTGAGCCCGTTGTTGGCCATGAGATTGGGCTTGGCATTCATGAGCCAGGCGTGATAAAGCCCAAAGGCCTTGGGATAAAAGCCCCACACCCAGGGCGCATCTCGCCGCACGATTTCGACCATCTGATCGATGATAGCCTGGCGCTGTGGGCCGTTGTCCATGTTCTTCATCTGCTCGAACAGACGGTCGAATTCCGGGTTTTCGTAGTTGGCGGCGTTCTCGCCGTTCGCGCCTACCTTGCGGTTTGGCCCGTAGAGCAGGAACAGGAAGTTCTCGGGATCGGGATAGTCCGCATTCCAGCCCCATTCAAAGATCTGCGCGGTGCCCTTGAGCATCTTGTCCTGGAAGCGGTTGTAGTCCGTGGCGCGAATCACCAGCTCGATGTCCAGCTTGCGGAACTGTTTCACCAACCACTCCAGGCGCGACTTGGAATCCGCCCCCACCGCTGCGGTGTCGAAATAGAGCACTAGGGGCCGCCCCGTTTGCGCATCGCGCCCGTTGGGATAGCCGGCCTCCGCCAGCAGGCGCCGTGCCTCGGCGATGGACTTGCGCTGGGCGTGGCCATTCACCCAGTCGTACACGTAGGGGTTGATGCCGGCGCGGCCCTCGCGGTAGCCGAAGATGCCCGGTGGAATGGGGCCATGGGCGGGAATCCCCCGTCCGTTGTTGAAAATGGAGATGCGCTCCTCCATATCCACAGCGATGGAAATCGCCTGGCGCAGCTTGCGCGCGCGTTCGCCAAGCCCGCCCACCACCGGGTCTTGCATGTTGAAGCCCAGGTAACCGATGGTGGTCATCACCGTGGTCACGAGACGGATGTTCTTCCGCTGGAGCGCTTCAGTCAACGCCGCATCGCCAGTGGCACCGATCCGGATGGCCTGATCGAAGGTATCCGAGCTGATGCCGGAACTGTCGTAATAGCCCTGCAGAAACTTGTTCCAGTAGGGAATGTCCTCCTTCTCCAGGCTGTAGACCGCCTTGTCGATGAAAGGCAAGGGCTTGCCGGCATCACGCAGCAGTCCGGCCTCGCGGTCGCCGGGCTCGCCCTCGGTGGGGTAGGTCTCACCATGGAAGTTGGGGTTGCGTTCCAGCACCATCTGCCGGTTGGGGTCATTCACCGTCAGCATGTAGGGGCCGGTTCCCACCGGGAACCAGTCCAGCACCAGATTCTTCTCCTGCATGCCAGGCTGCGCGTAGAAGCGATCTGCCTCCCATGGCACGGGGGCGAAGAAGGGCATGGCAAGCCAGTAGGCAAACTGAGGATATTTGCCGCGAATGCGGATCCGGTAGGTGTAGCGGTCCACCACCTCCGCTCCTGCCAGAGGGATCGTGCGCAGATCGAGCCAGCTTTCCGGTGATGCCTGCTTCAGGCGTCGGTCCAATTCGGCGGCGAATTCACGCAAGCCGACGATGTACTCGCTCATCAGCCCATAGATGGGTGAATTGAGCCGTGGGTGCGCCAGCCGCTTGAGCTGGTACACGTAATCCTCGGCGGTGAGCTCGCGCGTGCCGGTGACGGGGAAATCGCTGGGCTTGTCCACCCGTGCCAGCAGTTTCGGCGGAATGGGGTCATAAATCAGGCGCCCTGCAGCGTCCCGGGCAAAGGCCGGATGGGGTTGATAATGGATGCCCGGGCGAATGCGGATCTCATAGATGCTATAGGCAATGCGTGCCGCCGGCGCATCGGCGGGCAGGCGCCGCCCCTGGGCATCGTAATAGCGTGGCTGGGGCACTTCTACAGCGGTGAGGGGAATGAGCTGATAGGGCCGCTTCAGATAGTGATACTGCAGCGGCGGCTCATAGATCTGGCCGATGAACTCTACCTCGTTGGAGCTGTAGGAGCGAGCCGGATCGAGATGCTTGGGCCGTTCTGAAAATGCGCTATAGCGGATGTTCTGCCCGCGCTCCGCCGCCGGATAGGGATCATTCCAGGGCGGCTCGCCGCAGGCGGTCAATATCATTAGCGGAAGCAAGAGGGCCAAGCGCAGGACACTCATCGCCCGCAAGTGTAGCCCAAATGCCCCGCGGCGGGCGCCTCGGGCCTGGGGGCGATGCTTTATAATTTGCGGCTTCCCCGGTCATCCACTCGCAAAAGGACGTTTCATGGGATTCCTCGCAGGCAAACGCATTCTCGTCACTGGCATGCTGTCCAACCGCTCCATTGCCTACGGCATTGCCAAGGCCTGTCAACGGGAAGGAGCGGAACTTTCCTTCACCTATCAGGGCGAGCGCACGCGCGAGCGCGTGCTGGGGCTGGCCCAGGAATTCGGATCCGACCGGGTATTCGAGATGGACGTCGCCTCGGACGAGCAGATCGATCAAGCGTTCGCCCAGCTCAAGACGCACTGGGACGGACTGGATGGCGTGGTGCATTCCATCGCCTTCGTGCCCAAGGCGGCCCTGGCCGGCGATTATCTCAGTTCCGTGAACCGGGAATATTTCCGCATCGCCCACGACATCAGCGCCTACAGCTTCACCGCCCTGGCCAAGGCAGCACTGCCCCTCATGGAAGGTCGCCCGGGCGCCCTGCTTACCCTCTCCTACCTGGGTGCGGTGCGCTCGGTAGCCAATTACAACGTCATGGGCCTGGCCAAAGCGAGCTTGGAATCCAGCGTCTATTATCTGGCCCAAAGCCTCGGGCCCAAGGGCATTCGCGTCAATGCCATCTCCGCCGGCCCCATCAAGACCTTGGCCGCCTCCGGCATTACCGACTTCCACAAGATCCTGGAACACGTGGAACGCAATGCCCCCCTGCGCCGGAACGTCACCATCGAGGAAGTGGGCAACACCGCTGCCTTCCTGTTAAGCGACCTGGCTTCCGGCATCACCGGCGAAATCACCTACGTGGACGCGGGCTTCAATACCACGGTGGGCGCGGGCTGAGTAGGGCTCGGCCAGGCGTGGCGGGCTCAAGCCTTTAGGCCTGCGACCGATGTATTGTTCCATGGCAGCCCATCCGGGATCAGGCGTCCTGACCGGCTGGCGCAATCACCCCGCGGCCGGGTCATTGCGCCACCTGGCCCCGCCGCCAACAAGGCCCCCTTCGCGCGCGTGAGTGAAAAGCCATGAGCCGAGACCGCACAGCCGGCACGCAGCACTCGAGCGAGCCCCACGGCCAAGATGGTCGGGAGTTTCCCTTCACCGAACAGGATTTCGAGCGCGTCCGCAAGCTCATCTACGAGCGAGCCGGCATTTCGCTCTCACCCATCAAGCGCGAGATGGTGTATAGCCGGCTCGCGCGGCGCTTGCGTGCCACCGGCCATCGCAGCTTCGCCGAATACCTCACCCACCTGGAGCGCGGCTACCCGGAAGAATTGGAAGCCTTCACCAATGCGCTCACCACCAATTTGACGGCGTTTTATCGCGAGGCGCACCATTTCCCCATCCTGCAGGAATTCCTCCGCCCACGCATGCGCCAACCCCAGATCCATATCTGGTGTGCGGCCGCCTCGACTGGCGAGGAGGCCTACTCCATCGCCATGAGCGTGGCCGAGCTGTTTGGTAGCATCCCGCCCCATGTGAAGATCCTGGCCTCCGACGTGGACACTCAAGTGCTGGAAAAAGCGCGCGCAGGCATCTACCCACTCGAACGGGTGCAAAAGCTGCCCGAGCATCTGGTGCGCAAATATTTCCTGCTCGGCCAGGAAGGGGTGGCGCGGGTGAAACCCGAGCTTCGGGAGATGATCACCTACCGCCGCATCAACCTGCTGGATGAGCGCTGGCCCATGCACGGGCCCTTCGATGCGATCTTCTGCCGCAATGTGATGATTTATTTCGACAGACCCACGCAGCGGCGGATCCTGGAAAAATTCGTGCCCCTCTTGACCCAGGACGGATTGCTCTTCGCCGGCCATTCCGAGAGCTTTCATTACGCCACCGACCTGTTCAAGCTCCGCGGCCGCACGGTGTATGAGCTCGCTGCCGAAGCCCGCGCACGGGCCTGGCGAGGTTGACTATGGGTCCAACTTCGAGGCACCGAAGGCGATGAACGACGACGCTTTGCCAGCGCCGGTGAGCAGTGACCCCGCAGCTGAGATCATCGTAGTGGGCGCCTCCACGGGTGGCACCGAGGCGATCAAAGCCCTCCTCATGCAAATGCCCGCCGATGGCCCGGGCATCCTCATCGCCCAGCACATGCCGCCCGCATTCACCGCCGCCTTCGCGAAACGCCTCGACGGCTTGTGCAAGATCAGGGTCAAGGAGGCCGTCCACGGCGAGCGGGTACTGTCGGGCCATGCCTATGTGGCCCCTGGCCATTCCCATCTCCTGCTCGCCCGCAGCGGCGCCCATTACGTGTGTGAGTTGTCGCAGAGTCCACCGGTAAACCGGCACCGCCCTTCGGTGGATGTGCTGTTCCGCTCCGCCGCCAACTGCGCCGGCCCCGACGCCATCGGTATCATCCTCACCGGCATGGGCAAGGACGGTGCCCAAGGCATGCTGGAAATGAAACGCGCCGGGGCCTACACCTTCGCGCAGGATGAAGCGAGCTCTGTGGTGTATGGCATGCCAAAGGAAGCCGTCGCCCTGGGCGCGGTAGACGAAATCGTGCCCCTGGCGCAAATGGCGAGCCGCGTACTGATTCACCTGGCCCAGCGGGGTGAGCGCGCCATGCGTATTTCGCGGCCGTGAACAAGGACGCGCTCACCCCCGGGCTGGTGGTGTTTCGCCTCGCTTAGCGCTCGCTCTTGTCCAGCACGCCCTTGCGCACCGTCACCTTGGCCTGCTGGCGCAGGCTATCCACGTAAGCCTGGGTAAGCAAAGATGCCTGGGCACGCTTTAGCAGTGCGGGCGCGATCTGCTGCGCCGCTTTGAGTCGATCCTCCGCCCGGCTCACCCGGGAGATTCGGTAGATGACGTAACCGTCCGCCGTCTCCTGCCCCATGTAGCTCGGCAAAGTCTCGACAGGCGCGGTGAACACCGTGCGTAGGGCTTCGGCATCAAGTCCGGCCGGCGCGCGCCGATCCACGAAACGGGGTGCATCGAACTTGAGACTGGCCACGGCTTCGCCCTTGCGCAGGCGTTCTAGGAGCGCCTGCCCCTGTTCACGCGCCCGCTTCACGGCCTGCTCCCGCGCCAGGATGCGGCTAATTTCCGCGCGTACCTCCGCTAAGGGGCGTTGGCCTGCCGGCTTGTGTTCCAGCACGCGCGCGGCCACCAGGGTATTGGGTGCCACCTCGATGGCTTCCGTGTTGCGTCGCTCCTTGATCGCCTCCTCGGCAAACAGCGCAGCATGGAGACGCTCGTTGTCGAAAGGTGGAGGTGCTTTCCCTTCACGCGTGATCCAGTCCGTGGTCTGGATCTTCAGGCCATACTGCGTGGCAGCAGGTTCCAGGGAACCGAATTGCGCATACACCAGATCGCCGAATTTTTCCGCTTCCTCGTTGAAGCGGCGCTGCGCCGCCTCGCGCCGCGCGGCCTCCGCGACCCGCTCCCGCACCTCCTCGAAGCTGCGTGCCCGCGGGGGTTCCACGCTCTTCAACCAGAGGATGTGCAAGCCCGCTGGTGAACGCACCGGCCCAGCCACCTCGCCCGGCTTCATGCCGAACAGCACGCGTTCCACCTCCGGAAACAAGGAGCCAGGCGTAATCACGCCGAGATCCCCACCCAGCGCAGCGCTGGCGGGATCCTGCGAGTAACGCTTGGCCAGCTCGCCGAAGCGCTCAGGGGCAGCCTTGGCCTGGGCGAGAATGTCGGTCGCCTGCTTCTGCGCGGCCGCGATTTCCTCTGCCGAGGCACCCGGACCGAGACGGATCAGGATGTGGGCCGCATGGCGCTTCTCCGGCTCGCCGAATTCCGTGCTGTGACGTTGAAAATAGTCTCGCAGCTGCGCCTCGTTGATCTCGATGCCGGAAAGGAGCGTGTCTGGCGAGAACACCACGTACGCCGCGCGGATCTGCTCGGGCATGCGGCCGAGCTCCGGATGAGTCTGGTAGTAGGCCTCAATCGCTGCGTCATCCACGTGAACCTGCCCCATTAGCGCGTCCGCGCTCATCACCGCGCGGCTCACCTCGCGGCTTTCCGCCAGGGCCTGGGCTAGCTGCTCTGCCGCTACCTGGGGCACGATTGCCGACGCCACCGCCACGCCCAGCATTTGATTGGCCAAAGCCTCCTGGCGCAGGAGTTGTAGGAACTGGGAGCGGGACCATCCGCGCTGAGCGAGGAAGGCATTGAGGCGCCGCTCGGAAAATCGGCCCTCTTCCTGGAAAGCTGGCTCGGTAGCCAGCTGGGCGAGCAGCGTTTCCTCTGGAATGTCATAGCCGCGGGATCGCGCGGCCTCAAACAGCACGCGGCTGCGAATGAGCTCCTCCAGAACGCGTTGGCGCAGCTCGGTCGATTCGAGTCGGGCGTGATCCCGTTCCCCCAGCTCTCGCAGCCGCGCCTGCTCCCGCTTGAGCAAATCGTCGAATTCAACCGCGGAAATCTTCTGCCCGTCTACCTCAGCCACCCATTGTGCACCGCCCGTCCCGCGGAAATAGGCATCCACACCGAACAAGGCGAAAGAAATGATGATGAGGCCGAGCAGAATACGGGCGAACCAGCCCTTCATGCGCTCGTGAATGGTGTCGGACAGCATGGCTCCCATCCCGATGGGCGCGTAAAACGCGCCCCCAATAATGGAAAAGGGCGAGACTGGCTCGCCCTTGTTTGGCGGAGTGGACGGGACTCGAACCCGCGACCCCCGGCGTGACAGGCCGGTATTCTAACCGACTGAACTACCACTCCTGAAACGGTTGCACTGCGACGGCGCCCACTGAGACTAGCAGGGATGCCCTGGTGGGTGCTGACGGGCTCGAACCGCCGACATTCGCCTTGTAAGGGCGACGCTCTACCAGCTGAGCTAAGCACCCGCACCCGGCCCCAGCGCCGCCGGAACCCGGGTTAGCGCAACCCCGAGTTATCTAGACTAGGCCATCCACGCGGGGTTGCGCCAAAGCTCACTAGTTTATCGCATCTTTCAGCGCTTTGCCAGCGCGGAATTTCGGCACTCTGGCAGCCTTGATCTTGATGGTGGCGCCGGTGCGGGGATTACGGCCGCTGCGCGCTGCGCGCTTACCCACGTAGAACGTACCAAAACCCACTAGGGTGACGCTGTTGCCCTTCTTGAGTGTCTGCTGCACCGCCGCTAGCACCGCGTCCAGGGCGCGACCGGCAGCGGCTTTGGAAAGATCGGCGTTCTTCGCGATCGCCTCGATCAGTTCGGATTTGTTCACGTGAAGTCCCCTTTCGATTTGGAATGATGTGGCCGGAGTGACGCTGACTGCAAAGCGCTTTATAGCAGCGGGAAAAAAGGGGTGTCAAGCAATGGCCCCATGCATAACCAGCTTCGCCGATCCTGCGCATGCAACCCAGAAAGTGCATCAACAACGTGCGACAAGGCATTCAGCACGCACGGAAACGGGCGCCCAAGGCGCCCGTCTTTACCTTCACCGCGCGCCTGCGCTCAGTGCTTGATCACCGCCTCGGCTTCCACCTTGGCTTCTGGCTGGGTCACTGACACCGCCGACGCGGCGGTCTCGGGCAGCGGTGTGGGCTTGCGCTCAAGCGCCGTGTCCAGCACCTGCTCGATCCAGCGAACCGGCTGGATGTCCAGTTTGTTCTTGATATTGTCTGGAATCTCGCCCAGATCCTTCACATTCTCCTGGGGGATCAGCACCGTCTTGATGCCACCCCGGTGCGCCGCCAGCAGTTTCTCCTTGAGGCCGCCAATGGGGAGCACCTCACCGCGCAGCGTGATCTCGCCCGTCATAGCCACATCGGCGCGCACCGGGATGCCTGTGAGCACCGATACCAGCGCCGTACAGATGGCGATGCCGGCACTGGGCCCATCCTTTGGCGTCGCACCTTCCGGCAGGTGGATGTGGATGTCATTGTTCTGGTAGAAATCCACCGGGATCCCCAGCACGGCGGCGCGGCTACGCACCACGGACAAGGCCGCCTGAATGGACTCCTGCATCACTTCACCCAGCTTGCCGGTGGTGATGGTCTTGCCCTTGCCAGGCAGCCGTACTGCCTCGATGGTGAGCAGCTCGCCGCCCACCTCCGTCCAGGCCAGCCCGGTAACCTGCCCCACCTGGTTGCTTTTCTCCGCCATGCCATAGGTGAAGCGGCGCACCCCCAGGTAGTGCTCCAGGTTGCGGGAACTGACCGTGATGCGAGACGTCTTCTTCCCAGTAAGCAGCGTCTTCACCACCTTGCGGCAGATCTTGGCGATCTCCCGCTCCAGATTACGCACGCCCGCTTCCCGCGTGTAGTAGCGGATGATGTCGCGGATCGCGCTTTCCGTGATGTTGATCTCTTCCGGTTTGAGCCCATGCGTCTTCATCTGCTTGGGCAGCAGATAACGCGTAGCGATGTTGATCTTTTCATCTTCCGTGTAGCCGGCCAAGCGGATCACTTCCATCCGGTCCAACAGAGGCGCCGGAATGTTGAGCGAGTTGGCCGTTGCCACGAACATCACGTCGGAAAGATCGTATTCCACCTCCACGTAATGATCGACGAAGGTGTGGTTCTGCTCCGGATCCAGCACTTCCAGCAGCGCGGAAGAAGGATCGCCACGGAAGTCCATGCCCATCTTGTCCACTTCATCGAGCAGGAACAGCGGATTGCGCACGCCGACCTTGGTCATGCTCTGCAAAATCTTGCCGGGCATGGCGCCGATGTAGGTGCGCCGGTGGCCGCGAATCTCCGCCTCGTCGCGCACGCCGCCCAGCGCCATGCGCACGAACTTGCGGTTCGTGGCCTTGGCGATGGACTGCCCGAGGGAGGTCTTGCCCACCCCAGGTGGCCCCACCAGGCACAGGATGGGCGCCTTCAGCTTGTCCACCCGCTGCTGCACGGCTAGATATTCGATGATGCGCTCCTTCACCCGCTCCAGGCCATAATGATCCTGGTCGAGGATCTCCTCGGCCTTGCGCAGATCGTTACTGATCTTGGTCTTCTTGCGCCAGGGCAGGCTGACCAGCGTCTCGATGTAATTGCGCACCACGGTGGCTTCCGCCGACATGGGCGACATCAAGCGCAGTTTCTTGAGCTCAGCCATCGCCTTTTTATGGGCTTCCTTGGGCATGCGCGCCGCCTTGATGCGCTTTTCCAACTCGTCGAGATCGGCGCCTTCCTCCAGCTCGCCCAGCTCCTTCTGGATCGCCTTCACCTGTTCGTTCAGGTAGTACTCGCGCTGGCTCTTCTCCATCTGGCGCTTAACGCGGCCACGGATGCGTTTTTCTACCTGCAGAATGTCGATCTCGGCAGACAACAGGCTGAACAGATGCTCCAGCCGCGCATGCACGTCCATCATCTCCAGGATCTGCTGCTTCTGCTCCAACTTGATGGGCAGATGGGCGGCGATGGTATCCGCCAGCCGCCCGGCGTCGTCGATGCTCGCCAGCGAGGTGAGGATCTCAGGAGGAATCTTCTTGTTCAGCTTGACGTACTGGTCAAACTCCGACAACACGCTGCGCATCAGCGCCAGCGTCTCGTGGTCGCTGGGCGCCTCGATCTTGCGAATCACTGCTTCGGCGGCAAAATGGGTCTTTTCGTCGAGAAACTGCGTGATCTCGGCACGGTGGTTGCCCTCTACC comes from Thiobacter sp. AK1 and encodes:
- a CDS encoding ABC transporter permease, with the protein product MPIEPVLLWTDLLIYLLLLVVGLYAWQARRRPHLATPWRRLARRPAAMAAAVILAAFVLVGLADSVHLRLPLPEQAPGAPRQYAPETLSLLDLALKPLRDQKEKTYSAPFATHLYAMETVEEPDGRIKRLYPRLRYGGAHLGEDLERRTADIMHRALRGTLTALLVWLAILTLVAWRLKGRESGGLAEAGRRLLRGETELPWRTMLVTLGVILWLASLAAHWVPAWHIFGTDKVGQDVFYLSLKSIRTGLVIGTLTTLVMLPFALALGIMAGYFRGWVDDVIQYLYTTLNSIPGVLLIAAAVLVLQVRMDQLPELTLVERADLRLLFLCMILGITSWTGLCRLLRAETLKLREMEFIEAAQAFGVGPARIMLRHVLPNVMHIVLITITLEFSGLVLAEAVLAYVGVGVDPSMQSWGNMINGARLELAREPVVWWLLAAAFAFMFVLVLAANVFADAVRDAFDPRVE
- a CDS encoding ABC transporter permease translates to MLAYVIRRVLYAIPILIGVNVLIFALFFAVNTPDDMARLHLGVKHVTPEAIAKWKAERGYDKPLFFNPQAQGLARFTDTIFASRAVPMFAFRFGAADDGRDISREIRTRMWPSLAVAVPVFVIGLLVNITFALILAFFRATYVDAAGVVLCVAMMSISGLFYIIGGQFLVSKLLHLVPISGYQDGLDAFKFLVLPVTVGVISGIGSGTRWYRTIFLEEMGKDYVRTARAKGLAESVVLFRHVLSNGMIPILTGAVVVIPTLFMGSLILESFFGIPGLGSYTIDAIRQQDFAIVHAMVCLGSFLYIVGLLLTDISYTLVDPRIRLS
- a CDS encoding ABC transporter substrate-binding protein produces the protein MSVLRLALLLPLMILTACGEPPWNDPYPAAERGQNIRYSAFSERPKHLDPARSYSSNEVEFIGQIYEPPLQYHYLKRPYQLIPLTAVEVPQPRYYDAQGRRLPADAPAARIAYSIYEIRIRPGIHYQPHPAFARDAAGRLIYDPIPPKLLARVDKPSDFPVTGTRELTAEDYVYQLKRLAHPRLNSPIYGLMSEYIVGLREFAAELDRRLKQASPESWLDLRTIPLAGAEVVDRYTYRIRIRGKYPQFAYWLAMPFFAPVPWEADRFYAQPGMQEKNLVLDWFPVGTGPYMLTVNDPNRQMVLERNPNFHGETYPTEGEPGDREAGLLRDAGKPLPFIDKAVYSLEKEDIPYWNKFLQGYYDSSGISSDTFDQAIRIGATGDAALTEALQRKNIRLVTTVMTTIGYLGFNMQDPVVGGLGERARKLRQAISIAVDMEERISIFNNGRGIPAHGPIPPGIFGYREGRAGINPYVYDWVNGHAQRKSIAEARRLLAEAGYPNGRDAQTGRPLVLYFDTAAVGADSKSRLEWLVKQFRKLDIELVIRATDYNRFQDKMLKGTAQIFEWGWNADYPDPENFLFLLYGPNRKVGANGENAANYENPEFDRLFEQMKNMDNGPQRQAIIDQMVEIVRRDAPWVWGFYPKAFGLYHAWLMNAKPNLMANNGLKYLRLDPALRERSRREWNQPVLWPVWTGFALLVAGLVPAAVSYWRREHRPPKKG
- the fabI gene encoding enoyl-ACP reductase FabI yields the protein MGFLAGKRILVTGMLSNRSIAYGIAKACQREGAELSFTYQGERTRERVLGLAQEFGSDRVFEMDVASDEQIDQAFAQLKTHWDGLDGVVHSIAFVPKAALAGDYLSSVNREYFRIAHDISAYSFTALAKAALPLMEGRPGALLTLSYLGAVRSVANYNVMGLAKASLESSVYYLAQSLGPKGIRVNAISAGPIKTLAASGITDFHKILEHVERNAPLRRNVTIEEVGNTAAFLLSDLASGITGEITYVDAGFNTTVGAG
- a CDS encoding CheR family methyltransferase, whose translation is MSRDRTAGTQHSSEPHGQDGREFPFTEQDFERVRKLIYERAGISLSPIKREMVYSRLARRLRATGHRSFAEYLTHLERGYPEELEAFTNALTTNLTAFYREAHHFPILQEFLRPRMRQPQIHIWCAAASTGEEAYSIAMSVAELFGSIPPHVKILASDVDTQVLEKARAGIYPLERVQKLPEHLVRKYFLLGQEGVARVKPELREMITYRRINLLDERWPMHGPFDAIFCRNVMIYFDRPTQRRILEKFVPLLTQDGLLFAGHSESFHYATDLFKLRGRTVYELAAEARARAWRG
- a CDS encoding SurA N-terminal domain-containing protein, translating into MLSDTIHERMKGWFARILLGLIIISFALFGVDAYFRGTGGAQWVAEVDGQKISAVEFDDLLKREQARLRELGERDHARLESTELRQRVLEELIRSRVLFEAARSRGYDIPEETLLAQLATEPAFQEEGRFSERRLNAFLAQRGWSRSQFLQLLRQEALANQMLGVAVASAIVPQVAAEQLAQALAESREVSRAVMSADALMGQVHVDDAAIEAYYQTHPELGRMPEQIRAAYVVFSPDTLLSGIEINEAQLRDYFQRHSTEFGEPEKRHAAHILIRLGPGASAEEIAAAQKQATDILAQAKAAPERFGELAKRYSQDPASAALGGDLGVITPGSLFPEVERVLFGMKPGEVAGPVRSPAGLHILWLKSVEPPRARSFEEVRERVAEAARREAAQRRFNEEAEKFGDLVYAQFGSLEPAATQYGLKIQTTDWITREGKAPPPFDNERLHAALFAEEAIKERRNTEAIEVAPNTLVAARVLEHKPAGQRPLAEVRAEISRILAREQAVKRAREQGQALLERLRKGEAVASLKFDAPRFVDRRAPAGLDAEALRTVFTAPVETLPSYMGQETADGYVIYRISRVSRAEDRLKAAQQIAPALLKRAQASLLTQAYVDSLRQQAKVTVRKGVLDKSER
- a CDS encoding HU family DNA-binding protein, with protein sequence MNKSELIEAIAKNADLSKAAAGRALDAVLAAVQQTLKKGNSVTLVGFGTFYVGKRAARSGRNPRTGATIKIKAARVPKFRAGKALKDAIN